In a single window of the Verrucomicrobiia bacterium genome:
- a CDS encoding transposase, with translation MRTPRITADPSLPATYHCMSRVAGRLPLLDDSAKHKLLNILHHLARFCDIDIITFCMMSNHFHLLIRVPPKPLP, from the coding sequence ATGAGAACACCTCGCATCACGGCCGATCCCTCCCTCCCCGCGACGTACCACTGCATGTCCCGCGTCGCCGGGCGCCTTCCCCTCCTCGACGATTCCGCCAAGCACAAGCTCCTCAACATCCTCCACCACCTCGCCCGCTTCTGCGACATCGACATCATCACCTTCTGCATGATGTCCAACCACTTCCATCTCCTCATCCGCGTCCCGCCCAAACCCCTACCC